From one Streptomyces spiramyceticus genomic stretch:
- a CDS encoding ABC transporter ATP-binding protein yields MTINDHVIDAEGLRRTYSGGFEAVRSLSFSVARGELFALLGTNGAGKTSTLELLEGLARPDGGSVRVLGHDPYTERAKVRPRVGVMLQEGGFPSELTVRETARMWAGCTSGARPVREALELVGLGRREGVRVKQLSGGERRRLDLAMALLGRPEILFLDEPTTGLDAEGRRETWELVRDLRDGGTTVLLTTHYLEEAEELADRLAIMHEGRIAAEGRVAEVVGAYPSQISFQLPDGYHLGDLPPLGQLGVTRHELSGRTVRLHTDRLQQAATGVLAWAEEQGLELRGLDVRSASLEEAFLNIAREAKETGAQESAAQETVGAGTAEGEVAAR; encoded by the coding sequence ATGACCATCAACGACCATGTGATCGACGCCGAGGGGCTCCGGCGCACCTACAGCGGCGGCTTCGAAGCCGTCCGCTCGCTCTCCTTCTCCGTGGCGCGCGGCGAGCTCTTCGCACTGCTGGGCACGAACGGCGCGGGCAAGACCTCGACCCTGGAACTGCTGGAGGGCCTGGCCCGGCCCGACGGGGGCAGCGTCCGGGTGCTCGGCCATGATCCGTACACCGAGCGCGCGAAGGTACGCCCACGGGTCGGCGTAATGCTCCAGGAGGGTGGATTTCCCTCCGAACTGACCGTGCGCGAGACGGCCCGCATGTGGGCGGGGTGCACCAGTGGGGCGCGACCGGTGCGTGAGGCGCTTGAGCTGGTGGGGCTCGGCAGGCGGGAGGGCGTACGGGTCAAGCAGCTGTCCGGCGGGGAGCGACGGCGGCTGGACCTGGCCATGGCGCTGCTCGGCCGGCCGGAGATCCTCTTCCTCGACGAGCCGACGACCGGGCTTGACGCCGAAGGGCGGCGCGAAACGTGGGAGTTGGTGCGGGATCTGCGGGACGGGGGGACGACCGTACTGCTGACCACGCACTACCTGGAGGAGGCGGAGGAGCTCGCCGACCGGCTGGCGATCATGCACGAAGGGCGGATCGCCGCCGAGGGGCGGGTGGCGGAAGTGGTGGGGGCGTATCCGTCGCAGATCTCCTTCCAGCTGCCGGACGGCTACCACCTCGGGGATCTGCCGCCGCTGGGGCAGCTGGGCGTCACCCGGCACGAACTGAGCGGCCGGACGGTGCGGTTGCACACCGACCGGCTCCAGCAGGCCGCGACCGGGGTGCTTGCGTGGGCCGAGGAGCAGGGGCTGGAACTGCGCGGGCTCGATGTGCGGTCGGCGTCGCTGGAGGAGGCGTTCCTGAACATCGCGCGGGAGGCGAAGGAAACCGGGGCACAGGAAAGCGCGGCGCAGGAAACGGTGGGCGCCGGCACGGCCGAGGGGGAGGTGGCTGCGCGATGA
- a CDS encoding ABC transporter permease, protein MSTAVAGRMAALMRAELTLLLRHKAVLFTALVLPVTMTYAMRPVFDDMDLDEAGISLGAAMMPMSVAFVLLFGVYSALVTVYVVRREELVLKRLRAGEPGDAEILTGTAAATLVAGLAQCVVLMIAGAAVLGMEMPADPLLVVTGLLLGLVVAGTMAAATTAFTRSAEGAQITIMPVMLVSLVGSGVVVPLELLPDKIASVCELLPLSPVVQLVRGGWTGQLGAYEALGAVATAVAWTVLSVFAVQRWFRWEPRR, encoded by the coding sequence ATGAGCACGGCTGTTGCGGGACGTATGGCGGCGCTGATGCGGGCGGAACTGACCCTGCTCCTACGGCACAAGGCGGTGCTCTTCACGGCGCTGGTGCTGCCCGTCACGATGACGTACGCGATGCGGCCGGTCTTCGACGACATGGACCTGGACGAGGCCGGGATTTCGCTCGGTGCGGCCATGATGCCGATGTCCGTGGCGTTCGTGCTGCTCTTCGGGGTGTACTCGGCGCTCGTCACGGTCTACGTGGTGCGGCGCGAAGAGCTCGTACTCAAGCGGCTGCGGGCCGGGGAGCCGGGCGACGCCGAGATTCTCACCGGAACGGCGGCCGCCACGCTCGTGGCCGGGCTCGCGCAGTGTGTGGTGCTGATGATCGCGGGCGCGGCGGTCCTCGGCATGGAGATGCCCGCCGATCCCCTGCTGGTGGTGACCGGTCTTCTGCTGGGTCTCGTGGTCGCGGGGACGATGGCAGCCGCCACCACCGCTTTCACCAGGTCCGCCGAGGGCGCACAGATCACGATCATGCCGGTGATGCTGGTCTCGCTGGTCGGCTCCGGGGTCGTCGTGCCACTGGAGCTGCTGCCGGACAAGATCGCCTCGGTCTGCGAGCTGCTGCCGCTCTCGCCGGTCGTCCAGCTCGTGCGGGGCGGCTGGACCGGGCAGTTGGGGGCGTACGAGGCGCTGGGTGCCGTCGCCACCGCGGTGGCCTGGACCGTACTGTCGGTGTTCGCTGTGCAGCGGTGGTTCCGCTGGGAGCCGCGGCGCTAG
- a CDS encoding sensor histidine kinase: MKGFWGKRSQAAKLDLYMRVTLYLLPWLMSIGVLTPLSQGLSRDPGAVALGRGLLALSVAQCVVAMHCLRRGLAHYVDGAPAPWRSASVALALGGLSAGLIVTLQATGGIKDGSVTVQMLPYALLTTAMSTFMLSTLRCLLIGSLVAAALVAGALAATGAGTGLAVGGVAVVLFVALFALLTTRSSAWFMAVIWELDQARDVAARLAVAEERLRFGRDLHDVMGRNLAVIALKSELAVQLARRGRPEAAEQMAEVQHIAQESQREVREVVRGYRDADLPAELEGARGVLSAAGIDCLIDRGPDEELPAGVQSALGWVVREATTNVLRHGDARRCTVRLTTGGGLAVLVVENDGAAEVSAASAPGSGLAGLRERLTAVGGTLRAGPAAPDVFRLTAEVPVAEAPVAKALGVGL; encoded by the coding sequence ATGAAGGGCTTCTGGGGGAAGCGGAGCCAGGCCGCGAAGCTTGACCTGTACATGCGGGTGACGCTGTATCTGCTGCCGTGGCTCATGTCGATCGGCGTTCTCACGCCCCTCTCCCAGGGACTGAGCCGCGATCCCGGCGCCGTCGCGCTCGGGCGCGGGCTGCTGGCCCTTTCCGTGGCGCAGTGCGTGGTGGCGATGCACTGCCTCCGCCGAGGGCTGGCGCATTACGTCGACGGGGCCCCGGCGCCGTGGCGTTCGGCGTCCGTCGCGCTGGCGCTGGGCGGGCTTTCGGCAGGCCTGATCGTCACCCTTCAGGCCACCGGCGGGATCAAGGACGGGTCTGTGACGGTGCAGATGCTGCCGTACGCCCTGCTGACCACCGCCATGTCGACGTTCATGCTGTCGACGCTCCGTTGTCTGCTGATCGGGAGCTTGGTGGCCGCGGCGCTGGTGGCCGGGGCACTGGCCGCCACGGGGGCAGGTACCGGACTGGCCGTGGGCGGGGTGGCGGTCGTGCTGTTCGTGGCGCTCTTCGCGCTGCTGACCACACGGTCGTCGGCCTGGTTCATGGCGGTGATCTGGGAGCTGGACCAGGCCCGCGACGTGGCCGCCAGGCTCGCGGTCGCCGAGGAACGGCTGCGCTTCGGGCGCGACCTGCACGACGTCATGGGCCGCAATCTGGCCGTGATCGCGCTCAAGAGCGAGCTGGCGGTGCAACTGGCGCGGCGTGGCAGGCCGGAGGCCGCGGAGCAGATGGCCGAGGTGCAGCACATCGCTCAGGAGTCGCAGCGCGAGGTGCGGGAGGTCGTACGTGGCTACCGCGACGCGGATCTGCCGGCGGAACTGGAAGGGGCGCGGGGGGTGTTGAGCGCGGCGGGCATCGACTGCCTGATCGACAGGGGCCCGGACGAGGAACTCCCGGCCGGCGTGCAGTCGGCGCTCGGCTGGGTCGTACGGGAAGCGACGACCAATGTGCTGCGGCACGGGGACGCGCGGCGGTGCACGGTGCGGCTGACGACGGGCGGTGGGCTGGCGGTACTCGTGGTGGAGAACGACGGCGCGGCCGAGGTCTCCGCCGCCTCCGCCCCCGGCTCCGGCCTCGCCGGCCTCCGGGAACGCCTCACCGCGGTCGGCGGAACGCTGCGGGCGGGCCCGGCGGCACCCGACGTCTTCCGGCTGACGGCGGAGGTGCCGGTGGCTGAGGCCCCGGTGGCGAAGGCGCTGGGGGTGGGGCTGTGA
- a CDS encoding response regulator transcription factor, translating into MSEGPLRVLLADDEHLIRGALAALLALEDDLVVVAQAASGPEALAMARAHRPDVAVLDLQMPGADGVSVATALRAELPGCRCMIVTSHGRPGHLKRALAAGVRAFVPKTVSAQRLAEIIRSVRDGNRYVDPELAADAIAAGDSPLTAREAEVLELAADGAPIAEIAERAALSAGTVRNYLSSAASKLGAENRHTAVRLARERGWV; encoded by the coding sequence GTGAGTGAGGGACCTCTGCGGGTGTTGTTGGCCGATGACGAGCACTTGATCCGGGGTGCGCTCGCCGCGCTGCTCGCCCTTGAGGACGATCTTGTCGTCGTCGCGCAGGCCGCTTCCGGACCCGAGGCGCTGGCCATGGCCCGGGCGCACCGGCCGGACGTCGCCGTGCTCGATCTGCAGATGCCGGGCGCCGACGGTGTGAGTGTCGCCACAGCTTTGCGGGCCGAGCTGCCCGGCTGCAGGTGCATGATCGTGACCAGCCACGGGCGCCCCGGGCACCTGAAGCGGGCGCTGGCGGCGGGCGTGCGGGCGTTCGTGCCGAAGACCGTCAGCGCGCAGCGGCTGGCCGAGATCATCCGGAGCGTACGGGACGGAAACCGTTACGTGGACCCGGAGTTGGCGGCGGATGCCATCGCCGCCGGGGACTCGCCGCTGACCGCGCGCGAGGCCGAGGTGCTGGAACTGGCGGCCGACGGGGCGCCCATCGCGGAGATCGCCGAGCGGGCCGCGCTGTCGGCGGGGACGGTGCGTAATTACCTGTCGTCGGCAGCCTCGAAGCTCGGTGCGGAAAACCGGCATACCGCAGTGCGTCTCGCACGCGAGCGAGGTTGGGTATAG
- a CDS encoding phosphoribosylaminoimidazolesuccinocarboxamide synthase, which translates to MSGFVEKPEPLQVPGLTHLHTGKVRDLYQNEAGDLVMVASDRISAYDWVLPTEIPDKGRVLTQLSLWWFDQLADLVPNHVISAELPPGAPADWAGRTLICKSLRMVPVECVARGYLTGSGLAEYQESRTVCGLALPEGLTDGSELPAPIFTPATKAAVGDHDENVSYEEVARQIGAETAAQLRQTTLAVYSRAREIARDRGIILADTKFEFGFEGEHLIIADEVLTPDSSRFWPAATWEPGHAQPSYDKQYVRDWLTSPASGWNRKSEPPPPALPQEIVDATRAKYLEAYELLTGAHWS; encoded by the coding sequence GTGTCCGGATTCGTAGAAAAGCCCGAGCCGCTTCAGGTTCCGGGCCTCACCCACCTCCACACGGGCAAGGTGCGTGATCTCTACCAGAACGAGGCCGGCGACCTCGTGATGGTCGCCAGCGACCGCATTTCCGCGTACGACTGGGTGCTGCCCACCGAGATCCCCGACAAGGGCAGGGTGCTCACCCAGCTCTCGCTCTGGTGGTTCGACCAGCTCGCGGACCTCGTCCCGAACCACGTCATCTCCGCCGAGCTCCCGCCCGGCGCCCCCGCCGACTGGGCCGGCCGCACCCTCATCTGCAAGTCCCTGCGCATGGTCCCGGTCGAGTGCGTCGCCCGCGGCTACCTGACCGGCTCCGGCCTCGCCGAGTACCAGGAATCCCGCACCGTCTGCGGGCTGGCTCTCCCCGAGGGCCTCACGGACGGCTCGGAGCTCCCGGCTCCCATCTTCACGCCCGCCACCAAGGCGGCCGTGGGCGACCACGACGAGAATGTCTCGTACGAGGAAGTGGCCCGCCAGATCGGCGCGGAGACCGCCGCCCAGCTGCGCCAGACGACCCTCGCCGTGTACAGCCGGGCCCGCGAGATCGCCCGCGACCGCGGCATCATCCTCGCCGACACGAAGTTCGAGTTCGGCTTCGAGGGCGAGCACCTGATCATCGCCGACGAGGTCCTGACCCCGGACTCCTCCCGCTTCTGGCCCGCCGCCACCTGGGAGCCCGGCCACGCGCAGCCGTCGTACGACAAGCAGTACGTGCGCGACTGGCTGACCTCTCCGGCCTCCGGCTGGAACAGGAAGAGCGAGCCGCCGCCGCCGGCGCTTCCGCAGGAGATCGTCGACGCGACCCGGGCGAAGTACCTGGAGGCGTACGAGCTGCTCACCGGCGCGCACTGGTCGTAG
- a CDS encoding N,N-dimethylformamidase beta subunit family domain-containing protein codes for MGAEYIRRWESGALAHAVSDPFGQGPLPWLRGGEHYFGDSGQVIPWYAEHVEHAKGAEHRDPVTGARLPQLRTAPTGGPRTADDVRQQIKGFASPGAAAPGEAIDFHITVDPPQQFSVDIYRIGHYGGDGAAKITTSPRLSGIVQPAPLTADRTVSCHHWWMSWRLQIPEFWNIGAYVAVLTTADGYRSHIPFTVRDSHPADLLLLLPDITWQAYNLYPEDGRTGASLYHAWDSMGRLLGEEDAATTVSFDRPYAGAGLPLHVGHAYDFIRWAERYGYDLAYADARDLHAGRIDPTRYRGLVFPGHDEYWSVPMRRTVELARETGTSLVFLSANTMYWQVELAPSPSGTADRLLTCRKRRGPGRPSLWREMDRPEQELMGIQYAGRVPEPSPMVVRNADHWLWEATGAHENDEIEGLVAGEADRYFPRTTLPEHQDRILLAHSPYRDGDGARRHQETSLYRAPSGALVFASGTFAWSPALDRPGHVDPRIQRATANLLDRICKRD; via the coding sequence ATGGGGGCTGAGTACATCCGGCGCTGGGAATCGGGCGCCCTCGCGCACGCCGTGTCGGATCCCTTCGGCCAGGGCCCACTGCCCTGGCTGCGCGGCGGCGAGCACTACTTCGGCGACAGCGGGCAGGTCATCCCCTGGTACGCCGAACACGTCGAGCACGCGAAGGGCGCGGAGCACCGCGACCCCGTCACCGGAGCCCGGCTCCCGCAGCTCCGCACCGCCCCCACCGGCGGCCCCCGCACGGCCGACGACGTACGCCAGCAGATCAAGGGCTTCGCGTCCCCCGGCGCGGCCGCCCCCGGCGAGGCGATCGACTTCCACATCACGGTGGACCCGCCCCAGCAGTTCTCCGTCGACATCTACCGGATCGGCCACTACGGCGGCGACGGCGCGGCAAAAATCACCACCAGCCCCCGCCTGTCCGGCATCGTCCAGCCCGCCCCGCTCACCGCCGACCGCACCGTGTCCTGCCACCACTGGTGGATGTCGTGGCGCCTCCAGATCCCGGAGTTCTGGAACATCGGGGCGTACGTCGCCGTGCTCACCACCGCCGACGGCTACCGCTCCCACATCCCCTTCACGGTCCGCGACAGCCACCCCGCCGACCTGCTGCTACTCCTGCCCGACATCACCTGGCAGGCGTACAACCTCTACCCGGAGGACGGCCGCACCGGCGCCAGCCTCTACCACGCGTGGGACAGCATGGGCCGCCTCCTTGGCGAGGAGGACGCGGCGACCACGGTCTCCTTCGACCGCCCGTACGCCGGCGCGGGCCTCCCCCTCCACGTCGGCCACGCCTACGACTTCATCCGCTGGGCCGAGCGCTACGGCTACGACCTCGCCTACGCCGACGCCCGCGACCTGCACGCCGGCCGCATCGACCCCACCCGCTACCGGGGCCTGGTCTTCCCCGGCCACGACGAGTACTGGTCGGTCCCCATGCGCCGCACCGTCGAGCTGGCCCGCGAGACCGGCACGTCCCTCGTCTTCCTCTCCGCCAACACCATGTACTGGCAGGTCGAGCTCGCCCCGTCCCCCTCCGGCACCGCCGACCGCCTCCTCACGTGCCGCAAGCGCCGAGGGCCGGGCAGGCCCTCCCTCTGGCGGGAGATGGACCGCCCCGAGCAGGAGCTGATGGGCATCCAGTACGCAGGCCGGGTCCCGGAGCCGAGCCCCATGGTCGTGCGCAACGCCGATCACTGGCTCTGGGAGGCCACCGGCGCCCACGAGAACGACGAGATCGAAGGCCTGGTCGCGGGCGAGGCCGACCGGTACTTCCCGCGCACCACCCTCCCGGAGCACCAGGACCGCATCCTGCTCGCCCACTCCCCGTACCGGGACGGCGACGGCGCCCGCCGCCACCAGGAAACGTCCCTCTATCGGGCGCCCAGCGGCGCCCTGGTTTTCGCCTCGGGGACGTTCGCCTGGTCTCCGGCCCTGGACCGCCCGGGCCATGTGGATCCCCGTATCCAGCGCGCCACGGCGAACCTTCTCGACCGCATCTGCAAAAGGGACTGA